Proteins from one Nilaparvata lugens isolate BPH chromosome 10, ASM1435652v1, whole genome shotgun sequence genomic window:
- the LOC111056224 gene encoding 1,4-alpha-glucan-branching enzyme isoform X2, giving the protein MTELKCTSSANMGGKFSSMDPMDVEVPKLQEMLDRDPYLKPYEREYRRRYACFKDYIEKVNESGGGLDEFSKGYNYYGVHINADNSVTCREWAPGARALFLTGDFNGWNRSSHPYNKLEFGKWELNIPPNSDGSSVISHLSEVKVVVQTQNGELVDRLSPWATYVVAPPREEGFTYKQRVWHPQNKYQMKYPKVPKPKSLRIYECHVGIATSEGRVGQYKEFAQNTLPRIVKLGYNAIQVMAVMEHAYYASFGYQVTSFFAVSSRYGTPDELKEMLDEAHRLGLYVLLDVVHSHASKNVLDGLNQFDGTDSCYFHAGSRGEHSLWDSRLFNYSDYEVLRFLLSNLRWFCEEYQFDGFRFDGVTSMLYHSRGIGQGFSGHYDEYFGLNVDTEAVVYLMLANHLLHDFYPNMITIAEDVSGMPGSCRPVAEGGIGFDYRLAMAIPDKWIKLLKEVPDDGWDMGNIVHTLSNRRWMEKTVAYAESHDQALVGDKTIAFWLMDKEMYTHMSTISDPSLVIDRGIALHKMIRLITHALGGEAYLNFIGNEFGHPEWLDFPRVGNNDSYHYARRQWNLVDDDLLKYKYLNNFDAAMNHLEEKYGWLHQDPGYVSWKHQDDKVIVFERAGLLFAFNFHPTKSYTDYRMGVEGSGQFKVVLNSDDPAFGGHNRIDTSVTHFTDPLGWAGRRNFIQAYLPSRTAVVFSNY; this is encoded by the exons ATGACCGAATTGAAAT GTACTTCATCTGCAAACATGGGAGGAAAGTTTTCCTCGATGGATCCCATGGACGTTGAAGTTCCAAAACTTCAAGAAATGCTTGATAGGGATCCGTACTTGAAGCCTTATGAAAGAGAATACAGAAGAAG GTACGCCTGTTTCAAAGACTACATAGAGAAGGTGAATGAGAGTGGAGGTGGACTGGATGAGTTCAGCAAAGGCTACAATTACTATGGAGTCCACATCAATGCTGATAACTCAGTCACATGCAGAGAATGGGCTCCCGGTGCAAGAGCTCTCTTTCTCACAGGAGATTTCA ATGGATGGAACCGCTCAAGCCATCCTTACAACAAACTCGAATTTGGTAAATGGGAACTGAATATTCCTCCAAACAGTGATGGCTCCAGCGTTATAAGTCACTTATCTGAAGTCAAG GTTGTGGTACAAACCCAAAATGGTGAACTGGTGGACCGCTTGTCACCATGGGCCACATACGTGGTGGCTCCTCCGAGAGAAGAGGGATTCACATACAAGCAACGTGTCTGGCATCCACAAAAT AAGTATCAAATGAAGTATCCAAAAGTTCCTAAACCGAAAAGTCTGAGAATTTACGAGTGCCATGTTGGAATAGCCACATCCGAGGGAAGAGTGGGGCAGTACAAAGAGTTCGCTCAGAATACTCTCCCAAGAATCGTCAAATTAG GTTACAATGCAATCCAGGTTATGGCTGTTATGGAGCATGCTTATTATGCAAGTTTCGGCTACCAAGTTACTAGCTTCTTTGCAGTTTCAAG TCGTTACGGTACCCCAGACGAACTGAAGGAGATGCTAGACGAGGCCCACAGGTTGGGATTGTATGTTCTGCTGGATGTGGTGCACTCCCACGCCTCCAAGAACGTGTTGGACGGCCTGAACCAGTTCGACGGAACTGACAGCTGCTACTTCCATGCGGGCAGCCGCGGTGAGCATTCGCTCTGGGACAGTCGCCTCTTCAACTATTCCGA CTATGAAGTATTGAGGTTTCTACTGTCCAACCTGAGATGGTTCTGCGAGGAGTACCAATTCGATGGTTTCAG ATTCGACGGCGTGACATCTATGCTGTACCATTCTCGAGGTATAGGCCAGGGTTTCAGTGGTCACTACGATGAGTACTTCGGTTTGAACGTGGACACAGAAGCAGTCGTCTACCTCATGCTCGCCAACCATCTACTACACGACTTCTATCCCAATATGATCACCATAGCTGAG GACGTATCCGGCATGCCAGGCTCATGTCGGCCCGTGGCAGAGGGAGGCATAGGCTTCGACTACAGGCTGGCAATGGCCATACCCGACAAGTGGATCAAACTGCTCAAGGAAGTGCCCGATGACGGCTGGGATATGGGCAACATTGTGCACACTCTTTCCAACCGACGCTGGATGGAGAAGACTGTCGCTTATGCCGAGTCACATGACCAG GCCCTGGTCGGTGACAAGACAATAGCGTTCTGGCTGATGGACAAGGAGATGTACACTCACATGTCCACGATATCAGACCCCTCTCTGGTCATAGACCGCGGCATAGCGCTGCACAAGATGATCAGGCTCATCACACATGCTCTCGGAGGAGAGGCCTACCTCAACTTTATTG GGAACGAATTCGGGCACCCCGAGTGGCTGGACTTCCCCAGGGTGGGAAACAACGACTCGTATCACTACGCTCGCCGCCAGTGGAATCTGGTCGACGACGATCTTCTCAAGTACAAGTACCTCAACAACTTTGACGCCGCCATGAACCATCTCGAGGAGAAGTATGGATGGCTGCACCAGGATCCT GGCTACGTGAGCTGGAAACACCAGGACGACAAGGTGATCGTATTCGAGCGCGCCGGCCTGCTGTTTGCGTTCAACTTCCACCCGACCAAGAGCTACACCGACTACCGCATGGGCGTCGAGGGCAGCGGCCAGTTCAAGGTTGTCCTCAACTCTGACGACCCGGCGTTCGGCGGTCACAACCGCATTGACACCAGTGTCACACATTTCACCGACCCCTTGGGCTGGGCTGGTCGCCGCAATTTCATTCAG GCCTATCTACCCTCCAGGACAGCAGTTGTGTTcagtaattattga